One genomic region from Chloroherpetonaceae bacterium encodes:
- a CDS encoding glycoside hydrolase family 16 protein yields MRRYSGLFLNDFCRPLFRVSFFLGFALLILSHLGCGSNSNVTSSNSTNSKWVLAWADEFSGSGLPDPTIWGFEEGGNGWGNNELQYYTANRLENAKVEDGFLKITAIKETMGNRGYSSARLVTRGKKTLLYGKVEARVKIPAGRGTWPAVWMLGQNIGVVGWPKCGEIDIMEHVGFDPNWVHGSVHTEAYNHIKGTQRTKKTNLTTAISDFHVYAIEWTPEKIDFLIDGNLYFTFNKESNASANEWPFDEPQFILVNLAIGGNWGGQQGVDDSVFPVTYLIDYIRVYNLE; encoded by the coding sequence ATGAGAAGATATTCAGGATTATTTTTAAACGACTTTTGTCGCCCGCTATTTCGTGTTTCATTTTTTTTAGGATTTGCTTTGCTTATCCTTAGTCATTTAGGGTGTGGCAGTAACTCCAATGTAACGAGCTCGAATTCAACAAATTCAAAATGGGTTCTTGCTTGGGCAGATGAGTTTTCAGGAAGCGGCTTGCCTGACCCAACCATTTGGGGATTTGAAGAAGGCGGTAATGGCTGGGGAAACAACGAATTGCAATATTACACCGCCAATAGGCTCGAAAACGCGAAGGTTGAAGACGGATTCTTAAAAATCACAGCCATCAAAGAAACTATGGGTAATCGCGGTTACTCCTCAGCTCGATTAGTCACACGCGGTAAGAAAACGCTCCTTTATGGCAAAGTAGAAGCACGAGTAAAAATCCCCGCCGGCCGCGGAACTTGGCCAGCTGTTTGGATGCTTGGGCAGAATATTGGTGTAGTGGGATGGCCTAAATGTGGAGAGATTGACATTATGGAACATGTCGGCTTTGATCCAAATTGGGTTCACGGCTCAGTTCATACAGAAGCTTATAATCACATTAAAGGAACACAACGAACCAAGAAGACCAACCTTACAACCGCAATCAGCGACTTTCATGTGTATGCCATTGAATGGACGCCGGAAAAAATTGATTTTTTAATTGACGGCAATTTGTATTTCACTTTCAATAAGGAATCAAACGCTTCAGCCAATGAATGGCCATTTGATGAACCGCAATTCATATTAGTCAACTTGGCTATTGGTGGAAATTGGGGCGGGCAACAAGGTGTTGATGATTCAGTTTTCCCGGTCACTTACCTTATCGATTATATCCGAGTGTACAATCTGGAGTGA
- a CDS encoding ABC transporter permease subunit, with product MLKLLIEKELKAFLQSPKFVLSFSVMSILIILSVYLGVEEYHATKNQYETARQLAAEDLQSQTNWGSVYTRAFREPNPLMIFASGVQNDIGRKTIVSKWQENRLQGSLYSEDSVFAIFRVVDFVFIFQTVVSLFAILFTFNAINGEKESGTLQLTFSNSIPRALFISAKALGAIFALCFPLLIPVLLSFLIVVLFGVPMEPEHWLKACAIIALGLSHFIVFILLGILVSSSVRNSATSFLVLISLWITFVLILPRAGMMIASEVIPIPSISELDTKMEAFSKSKWDEKMKREMELYEKYNKTLETLTPKERDAKSAEMNWDIKEESEALQKKLDAEIAEFNRKTNEEAANQQAAQEDLALWISRISPSSAFQLASMSLAETDVETKYRYESAIRSYRDRFITYINQKQKESGSNNGFTIHFDKNGIKVHGASSMRLNFENMPVFQPPIQSGLSITEKILPDIGLLIFYALSFFALAFVLFLRFDIR from the coding sequence ATGCTAAAGCTATTAATCGAAAAAGAATTGAAAGCGTTTTTGCAAAGCCCTAAGTTTGTGCTTTCATTTTCAGTGATGTCGATTCTCATCATTCTGTCTGTTTATTTGGGTGTAGAAGAATACCACGCAACCAAAAATCAATATGAAACTGCTCGCCAACTTGCAGCCGAAGACTTGCAAAGCCAAACCAATTGGGGCTCGGTTTACACAAGAGCATTTCGTGAACCAAATCCACTTATGATATTTGCTTCCGGTGTACAAAACGACATCGGACGAAAAACCATAGTAAGCAAATGGCAAGAAAACAGGTTGCAAGGAAGTTTGTATTCCGAAGATTCCGTGTTTGCAATTTTTCGCGTGGTTGATTTTGTATTCATTTTTCAAACTGTGGTATCGCTTTTTGCCATACTCTTTACATTTAATGCCATTAATGGAGAAAAGGAATCGGGTACATTGCAGCTCACATTTTCAAATTCAATTCCCCGAGCTCTTTTTATTTCCGCCAAAGCGCTTGGCGCCATATTTGCCCTATGCTTTCCATTGTTAATTCCCGTTTTACTTTCATTTCTCATCGTTGTTCTTTTTGGTGTGCCAATGGAACCGGAGCATTGGTTAAAGGCTTGCGCGATTATTGCGCTGGGCTTATCTCATTTTATAGTCTTTATCCTCCTTGGGATTTTGGTTTCCTCGTCTGTAAGAAATTCAGCGACCTCTTTTCTTGTGCTTATCTCCTTATGGATAACCTTTGTGCTCATTTTACCGAGAGCGGGAATGATGATTGCAAGTGAAGTGATACCAATACCAAGTATTTCTGAACTTGACACAAAAATGGAAGCATTCAGTAAATCAAAGTGGGATGAGAAAATGAAAAGGGAAATGGAATTATATGAGAAGTACAATAAAACCCTCGAGACCTTAACCCCGAAAGAAAGAGATGCCAAATCAGCCGAAATGAACTGGGATATCAAAGAAGAAAGTGAAGCACTCCAAAAGAAATTGGATGCCGAGATCGCGGAGTTTAACCGTAAAACCAATGAAGAAGCGGCAAATCAACAAGCTGCCCAAGAAGACTTAGCACTTTGGATCTCTCGAATTTCTCCTTCTTCAGCGTTTCAATTAGCCTCAATGAGTTTGGCCGAAACGGATGTTGAGACAAAATATCGATACGAATCCGCGATTCGGAGTTACAGAGATAGGTTTATTACCTATATCAATCAAAAGCAGAAAGAATCGGGGAGTAATAATGGATTTACGATTCATTTTGATAAAAACGGTATAAAAGTTCACGGAGCAAGTTCAATGCGGCTCAATTTCGAAAACATGCCTGTATTTCAACCGCCGATTCAAAGTGGATTGTCGATAACTGAAAAAATACTTCCCGATATCGGGCTTCTCATCTTTTACGCGCTTTCATTTTTTGCTCTTGCCTTTGTGCTCTTTCTTCGCTTTGATATTCGATAA
- a CDS encoding ABC transporter permease, with product MKTFLILLEKELRETFHSTRFLITFSLSTILILLTFYTGIRSYTLSKERHEADVKAVLKKYEGYTDWRLISGHQVQIPPTFLSALVMGVSNDIGQQITVQASGELSSTNSYFSQNPIYAVFKALDLSFLFQVILSLVAIVFAFNSVCGEKENATLALIFSGSIPRATFILSKVIGAYLSLTLPLVIPFLLSFILIEVLSVSLTLEEWLKLLGIIGLGFLYLGVFITLSVAVSTFTVRSANSFSILLSLWVIMVIVLPKASIMLAGRAVEVPNLDAISKEKSQYSRQLWSETQKRMSEFKSPNDTNPETAMKKFNEFMSKESEEREVKFSALAKRLNEERSNREKVRESLAINIAKVSPSAVFAISAATLAETDISLKNLFHENAANYQKVFGEFQYSKTGVKQGGGFRMFFSQQGNAPPKPIDVSELPVFQFKGKDLAALFQEVFVDGVLLLLFSILLTAIAFKRFLNYDLR from the coding sequence ATGAAGACATTTTTGATACTTCTCGAAAAAGAACTTCGGGAGACGTTTCACTCAACACGATTTCTCATTACGTTTTCGTTGAGCACCATTCTCATTTTGCTTACCTTCTATACAGGAATTCGTAGCTACACACTTTCCAAAGAGCGACATGAAGCCGATGTGAAAGCCGTATTGAAAAAATACGAAGGCTACACGGATTGGAGACTTATAAGTGGGCATCAAGTGCAAATTCCTCCTACTTTTCTTTCGGCACTTGTAATGGGGGTTTCGAATGATATTGGTCAGCAAATCACAGTTCAAGCCTCAGGAGAACTTTCTTCTACCAATAGTTACTTTAGCCAAAACCCTATTTACGCCGTATTTAAGGCGCTTGATTTAAGTTTTTTATTTCAAGTGATTTTATCACTCGTGGCGATTGTCTTTGCCTTCAATTCGGTTTGTGGTGAAAAGGAAAATGCAACCCTTGCACTCATTTTCTCGGGAAGTATCCCTCGAGCAACGTTTATCCTTTCAAAAGTTATAGGGGCTTATCTCTCTTTAACTCTTCCGCTTGTTATTCCATTTTTACTCAGTTTCATCCTGATAGAAGTTTTATCTGTGTCGTTAACGCTCGAAGAGTGGTTAAAGCTCCTTGGAATTATTGGATTAGGATTTCTTTATCTCGGGGTTTTTATCACCCTCTCTGTCGCAGTCTCTACCTTCACGGTTAGAAGCGCCAATTCCTTTTCCATTCTACTTTCACTTTGGGTGATAATGGTGATTGTTTTGCCAAAAGCCTCGATCATGCTTGCCGGTAGAGCGGTTGAGGTTCCTAATCTTGATGCCATTTCAAAAGAGAAAAGTCAATATTCACGGCAGCTTTGGTCAGAAACCCAAAAAAGGATGTCTGAGTTTAAGTCCCCAAATGATACGAATCCTGAAACAGCGATGAAGAAATTCAATGAGTTTATGAGTAAAGAAAGCGAGGAGCGAGAGGTTAAATTTTCAGCTTTGGCTAAAAGGTTAAATGAAGAGCGTTCGAACCGAGAAAAAGTACGTGAAAGCCTTGCGATAAACATTGCCAAAGTCTCTCCTTCAGCAGTATTTGCCATTTCAGCCGCAACGCTTGCCGAAACCGATATCTCCTTAAAGAATCTGTTTCATGAGAACGCTGCAAATTACCAAAAAGTATTTGGAGAGTTCCAGTATTCAAAAACGGGAGTTAAACAAGGTGGTGGATTTAGAATGTTTTTCTCTCAGCAGGGCAACGCACCCCCAAAACCGATTGATGTGAGTGAGCTACCGGTATTTCAGTTTAAGGGAAAGGATTTGGCCGCGCTGTTTCAGGAAGTATTCGTCGATGGGGTATTGCTTTTGCTTTTTTCCATACTCCTCACCGCAATTGCGTTTAAGCGATTTCTCAACTATGACCTTCGTTAG
- a CDS encoding ABC transporter ATP-binding protein produces the protein MNQTESLSANRTPLLEAIGLTKKYQDGTLALDHLSIAIYPGEIYAMLGGNGAGKTTTMNLFLNFIEPTEGEARINGITTHKDPLEAKKHIAFVSENVKLYADFTAIQNLDFFTRLSGSTSITKEDYRRTLLRVGLQEEAHNQKLREFSKGMRQKCGIAIAILKNAPAILLDEPTSGLDPKAGFEFSKLLEELRAEGKAILMSTHDIFRAKEIADTIGIMNRGKLVMQKTSAELKDENLEELYMKYMSGYMEETSETLGKSEGQ, from the coding sequence ATGAATCAAACTGAATCTTTATCAGCCAATCGTACCCCGCTCCTTGAGGCAATTGGGCTTACGAAAAAATATCAGGATGGAACTTTGGCGCTCGATCATCTTTCGATTGCCATTTACCCCGGCGAAATCTATGCGATGCTTGGCGGGAATGGTGCGGGAAAAACCACGACGATGAATCTCTTTCTCAATTTTATTGAACCCACGGAAGGTGAAGCACGCATCAATGGAATCACGACACATAAAGACCCTCTTGAAGCTAAAAAGCATATCGCTTTCGTTTCGGAAAACGTGAAGCTCTACGCCGATTTCACCGCCATTCAAAATCTTGATTTCTTTACTCGGCTTTCGGGAAGTACATCCATAACCAAAGAGGATTACCGTAGAACATTGCTTCGCGTAGGGTTACAGGAAGAAGCCCACAATCAAAAGCTAAGAGAGTTCTCCAAAGGAATGCGCCAAAAGTGCGGAATTGCGATTGCAATCCTGAAAAATGCCCCTGCCATTTTGCTTGATGAACCCACCTCCGGGCTTGACCCAAAAGCAGGGTTTGAATTCTCTAAACTCTTAGAAGAGCTAAGGGCTGAAGGCAAGGCCATATTAATGTCCACCCACGACATTTTCCGCGCCAAAGAGATTGCCGATACCATTGGCATTATGAATCGAGGGAAACTCGTGATGCAAAAAACAAGCGCGGAACTCAAAGATGAAAATCTTGAAGAGCTTTATATGAAGTATATGTCGGGTTATATGGAAGAGACTTCTGAAACCCTTGGAAAATCGGAGGGCCAATGA
- a CDS encoding NEW3 domain-containing protein, whose translation MVSQKINFRICLLYACVFSWLMLFQAVLGNAQMFNQRDDSYPLLGLKRAKNAYEVAKADYERRLKLFSDKLISREEMDRAKNAFADAEVNYQQSLLAVLFAKQFVSVQKAIKYQGRDGRKHVRLTLKNLSGSSAELRKLSNMDDETHKLLEPDDIHNVFVSLLNNDNAVVSQPYEAKIETLESAEPQTLDFALLQDLDAVTVALSYGNGSTRSPKIFLQNDESGSQVNIQARVFSLEANLGSNANYELNLDLYSRMNTAFRLEVVGLPKEITKTFLDPTTNARLTQIKAIETATTRKVTLQLYLPERTNESFRIDSTLTFFVLALPTDMAIQSDELEPNEKALQKLGLGFLRLELIPKGNGKISVKAVQLYHTVKKGEEVRVELDVLNEGTRRLDNIELKVELPFRWEKRLQPSFINSLNPSEEKKVEMFFKSPADISIGKYEARIKTSAKADGQPLSAEDKIVTLEVPAGTNVLGIILLVTLIVAAVGGLLIFGIKIIKR comes from the coding sequence ATGGTTTCCCAAAAAATCAACTTTCGCATTTGCTTGCTTTATGCTTGTGTTTTTTCGTGGCTAATGCTCTTCCAAGCTGTGCTTGGCAACGCGCAAATGTTTAACCAACGCGACGACAGTTATCCGCTTCTTGGCTTAAAGAGAGCTAAGAATGCCTATGAAGTGGCTAAAGCTGATTATGAAAGACGGTTAAAGCTATTCTCTGATAAATTAATTTCTCGTGAAGAGATGGATCGGGCAAAAAATGCTTTTGCCGATGCAGAGGTGAATTATCAACAATCGTTGCTTGCAGTGCTTTTCGCAAAACAGTTTGTCTCGGTTCAAAAAGCGATAAAATATCAAGGCCGAGATGGAAGAAAGCATGTTCGACTGACCTTGAAAAATCTCTCAGGCTCAAGTGCCGAACTGCGAAAGCTCTCCAATATGGATGACGAGACGCACAAACTTCTTGAGCCCGATGATATTCACAATGTATTTGTGTCGCTTCTCAATAATGATAATGCGGTTGTTAGTCAGCCCTATGAAGCAAAAATTGAAACGCTGGAAAGTGCAGAGCCTCAAACTTTAGATTTTGCGCTGCTTCAAGATCTTGATGCAGTTACCGTAGCACTTTCTTATGGGAACGGCTCAACACGAAGCCCAAAAATTTTCTTGCAAAATGACGAATCGGGAAGTCAGGTTAATATTCAGGCTCGAGTGTTTTCGTTGGAAGCGAATTTAGGGAGTAATGCCAATTATGAATTAAACCTCGATCTCTACAGCCGAATGAACACGGCCTTTCGTTTGGAAGTGGTAGGTTTACCGAAAGAGATCACCAAAACCTTTCTCGACCCTACAACCAATGCGCGCCTTACTCAAATAAAAGCCATAGAGACCGCCACTACCCGAAAAGTCACGCTTCAATTGTATTTGCCCGAGCGAACCAATGAATCTTTTCGAATTGATTCTACACTTACATTTTTTGTTTTGGCGTTGCCTACCGATATGGCTATTCAAAGTGATGAGCTTGAACCCAATGAAAAAGCCCTGCAAAAATTAGGACTTGGATTTCTAAGGCTTGAGCTGATTCCAAAAGGCAATGGAAAGATATCGGTAAAGGCGGTTCAGCTTTACCACACCGTAAAGAAGGGCGAAGAAGTTCGGGTGGAGTTGGATGTCTTAAATGAAGGAACACGAAGGCTTGATAACATTGAATTGAAAGTTGAGCTTCCGTTTCGTTGGGAAAAGCGACTTCAACCCTCGTTTATCAACTCCTTAAACCCGAGTGAAGAAAAGAAAGTTGAAATGTTCTTTAAATCTCCGGCAGACATCTCTATCGGCAAATATGAGGCACGTATTAAAACCTCAGCAAAGGCTGATGGACAGCCCCTTTCGGCAGAAGATAAAATTGTAACACTTGAGGTGCCTGCCGGTACCAATGTTCTTGGCATCATTCTATTGGTGACGCTCATTGTAGCAGCAGTCGGCGGTCTTCTAATTTTTGGAATCAAAATCATCAAGCGATAA
- a CDS encoding PDZ domain-containing protein, translating into MKKNLFFALILHFIIPLQAQVIQSSGENVYALMEIGLILKQTGGSIKVERVIPTPKNDSLQLPSFNQGDEFVMANRMKISTTKALKALYDSLKSGDELKALFKRGDKQFFASFKKRDPNKNEGNFVIKMDGAGGAGGKVKPFVLPELDAIFNNEAKGVTVVGLMQRNGPNAKESKAGEGPLFDDDVATLLNGEAIKTTDDLKRAYDKIKVGEKAQLTVKRKNKTVQVPFTKESSENRRIILN; encoded by the coding sequence ATGAAAAAAAATTTGTTCTTCGCTCTTATTCTACATTTTATCATTCCTCTTCAAGCCCAAGTGATTCAGTCTTCTGGAGAGAATGTTTATGCGTTGATGGAAATCGGATTGATTCTTAAACAAACAGGAGGCTCAATAAAAGTGGAGCGAGTAATTCCTACGCCTAAAAATGATTCACTTCAACTGCCTTCATTCAACCAAGGCGACGAATTTGTGATGGCAAACCGAATGAAAATATCGACGACGAAGGCACTTAAAGCACTTTATGATTCCTTGAAGTCGGGTGATGAACTCAAAGCGCTCTTCAAACGAGGCGACAAGCAATTTTTTGCTTCCTTCAAAAAACGAGACCCAAATAAAAATGAAGGAAACTTTGTCATTAAAATGGATGGGGCAGGAGGTGCAGGAGGAAAAGTGAAACCCTTTGTACTTCCTGAGCTCGACGCTATATTTAACAACGAAGCAAAAGGGGTGACAGTTGTTGGATTAATGCAACGGAATGGCCCAAATGCAAAAGAATCGAAAGCCGGGGAAGGTCCGCTTTTTGATGACGATGTCGCCACGCTCCTCAATGGAGAAGCAATAAAAACCACCGATGACCTTAAAAGAGCTTACGACAAAATTAAAGTAGGCGAAAAAGCCCAACTGACCGTCAAGAGAAAAAACAAAACCGTACAAGTCCCATTCACAAAAGAAAGTTCTGAAAATAGAAGAATCATTCTCAATTAA